A portion of the Lolium rigidum isolate FL_2022 chromosome 1, APGP_CSIRO_Lrig_0.1, whole genome shotgun sequence genome contains these proteins:
- the LOC124684111 gene encoding lipid transfer protein EARLI 1-like produces MAASKTTSSIAVVAVVVALLCLGARPAEACNGHPCPSPAGKCPVNAVKLAVCADVLDGLIHVVLGPQPPKQPCCSLISGLVDLDAAACVCLAINANVLGINLDIDVDLTLLLNYCGCKVPKGFTCA; encoded by the coding sequence ATGGCGGCATCCAAGACGACGAGCAGCATCGCCGTAGTTGCGGTGGTCGTGGCCCTGCTGTGCCTGGGCGCGCGGCCGGCAGAGGCGTGTAACGGCCACCCGTGCCCGTCTCCGGCGGGAAAGTGCCCGGTGAACGCCGTGAAGCTGGCGGTGTGCGCCGACGTGCTGGACGGGCTGATCCACGTGGTGCTGGGGCCGCAGCCGCCCAAGCAGCCCTGCTGCTCCCTCATCTCCGGCCTCGTCGACCTGGACGCCGCCGCCTGCGTCTGCCTCGCCATCAACGCCAACGTCCTCGGCATCAACCTCGACATCGACGTCGACCTCACCCTGCTGCTCAACTACTGCGGCTGCAAGGTGCCCAAAGGCTTCACCTGCGCCTGA